In Pempheris klunzingeri isolate RE-2024b chromosome 5, fPemKlu1.hap1, whole genome shotgun sequence, the DNA window atGATTACATGTtgatcacattttaaatttgcAACTGTTACTTTTACATGTAATTTATCAGGATCTGTCTATAGTCTCAGAGCTACTGTTGTCTGTTGAGTAAAAATCTCACAATTCAGACAGAAGAAAAGGTTATATTTAGaaagaaggggaggaagagcagcagctgcgATGTAAGATATCTGAAAATGGAAACTGCTCCCAGGGGTGACAGCACTTATTCTCTtcactttaattatttattttccctttaataTACCGGTGATGACAGCATCGTTGGGGCAGAGATCATGCTGTATGAGGGCTGCTGACGTTCCTGTGGATCCCTGTGCTAATGAATTTGTCTAAACCAGTGAGCTTTAGCCTTGTTCTAGACCCATGTCCCTGTGGACAGCAGGGCTGTCCATGATCATATCCAAACAAGtgcacaaaatatgaaattctACATTTGCACTTTAGGTTTTCTATGCCATAACCAGTTCTTAGAATAAAACCTATTAATTCTGGGGGCATATGTCGCAGCTCCCTTTGGGTTGTTCCATACTTACAATGAAAGCTGCACTCTACATTATATCAAGATAATATTTTATACACATCTTTATTCGTGTACCTTgttcaaataaagaaatgtgacCTAATCGAGACTGAATATATGAACAAACATTTCTATTACAATGTCTCTTGAATTGGAGGGACCCATTCTTTTGACTTGGTGACTACATTATGTGCTGTTTTACAAAAACCCCCTTCTCCATGCGGCTCGTAAACAACATGTTCCCGGGGGCTGAGAAGACAATCACAGGTGAGAAACCACTGCCAGCATTGACGACTGGAGTCCTGAGACGTCAAGTGTTTGGATGGGTCATAAAGTGATTAGTCCCAGTCTCAGAGGAAAAGAGCAGGGGTCAGAGGACTAATGATTGaacgtggtggtggtggcagcagcTTACTTGTGCAAGTGAAACAAACCCCTACCAACATCAACaaagtatttgagtaaatgccACAAAAGCCTTGCGGTCCTTGGTGGAATGTGTCTGATTTACCTGTTCCTTGCAGGGCTGAGAACATCACTGTTCTCATTAGAAACTGCTTCTGTGCTGTCTCATAGCAACCTAAAAATAGAAATGTCCCTATTAGGCTGTATAGCTGTGATGGCTGCTACAAGTTTTGGCCTCTttaattgtatgtgtgtgtgtgtatatatatatttatatatatatgtgtgtgtgtgtgtgtgtgtgtgtgtgtgtgtgtatatatatatatagtctttctgttcatttatCTAGCAGTGAAACAAGCCAATCACAGACACAGTTGTTTGGAGATTTGCATAAATAAGCACATATTATGGATTATTTTGTGGAAATAGTCCTTGCTTATAAAATAGGATTTCCGGTTTTTAATATGTAAAGAATCCCATAGATGCAGCATATTGACATTCCAATCACTGTGAGATGGTGACCCAGAATAAATtccttttcatgttttattgctgaACGGTCTTGGCTGTGCCCTTTATTACACAGCAGATAGGTAGACCGTCCTTATTCTGACAACTGGCCCTTATGCTTCACACCGCAGAACGATTAAATCTTATTTATAGCACAGACTTACTATCTGAGACATGGATTCACAcgtttttaaaaagctgcataATTGACATTCCCTCATTTCCATCGTGTTTCGGCCCAACAGCGTCCATGGCTTTTATTAAGGCCTACAAATTGTCCTTTtgaaataatcataataaagtACACACGCAGATCATTTGCATGTCTTTGAGAGGAAACGctcgttttgtttttgttgcgTCCTGTAGGCATAAAGATCAGGACAGAGGTTTTCATCAGACGCAATTTATTTTGGTCGACTCTGACGTCAAGAGTATACACGTTTCATTCAGCAGGCAAGAAAGAAAGTTATTTATAACCCGCAGCATCTCCAGGTTGTGATCCTTGAGTGCGCAGTGAAAGGAATACTCCCCATTGGACTGATGTAGTGCGCCTCCATAACAAAAGCCACACAGCTCATGTGCTATGGTGCCAGAGAGGTACGGCACCCTGTAACCTAAACTAGGACGCGTCAATGGTTGAAAATAGGGATATTGCGAAGAACTGCAACTAACTTTCTGGTATAATCATTCATTTTCCTCGATTTCTTCCCTTTTACGTGACAAAGCGCTGGGTACTTTGAGCATGGAAAACCTCTCCTCTGACCAGGTAAGTGAACCTGCAGAAATTAAGTAGTTCTGCGACATTATTAAACTACAGAATTTGTGAAATCGAGGGGTCATTAATTCAACTTTATGTCGTTATCTTGCGTCGGTGCTTTCTTCATCTTTGAGGAGGCTGCTGAATTAGACTAACCCCATCACATTATACACAACATCAGATGCACTGATGATGTTATACATAatgtaaatgaatatttatattataaataacatttaaaacgCGGGGTTTAACGAAGAATTAGACGACCAGTTGTTTGTAACGGAGCGCGTCTCTGTCGCCAAGTTATCCAAAATGAGAACCATGGACAGCGACTCGCACATCTGACAGCGTGCCATTATTTAATGTCGCCTGTCTTAACAGATGTTTGTATTATCGCTATTTCAGCTTCAGatatcatttaaaaatcacGTTGACGCACAGTCCCTCAGATATATTTTTGttccacagaaaaataaaaacacggCTGGTGTTTTTGCGCACTTACAGGTCGGTGGATGCTTCTGTTCGTCGGTTCGTCTCTTCCATGAATACAGtggaagaaaacacaaacaagctgctGTCTTGGCAGAGATAACGAGATAaactttgattttattattctgaTCATCCATCAGTATTTGTTTGTGAATCTAACAGGTACTGACGCCATGCTGCATACATTTTTCGAGCATGGCCATGATCAGTTGCCACTTTGGAAAACtatattttttacagtttaccTTCATCTGAATTAttatatacagaatatatttcctatataaaaaaatctgcgATAGTAAGTTATATATACATCTTTTAAGTTGTGACagactgccacctgctggtggtgACGATTTAGCAAAACATTAGAGGAGCAGACAACATGAGTCTAAAATTATAAAGATTTTGCAAAACTAAAATACTTCAATGATTTGTTCAAAGGGCTGTGAGCTGTAAGTTCAACACTGAGAAGATCTGTGATTGGCTGGGAGATGGCAGATATACTGGAGCTGCGCACAGATGGAAACTCACTCCTGAAGGCGGTTTGGCTCAGACGCTTGAGGCTCACCAGACTCCTGTTGGAAGGAGGTGCATATATCAATGAGAGCAATGAACGTGGAGAGACCCCACTCATGGTGGCCTGCATGTCCTTACACATTGACCAGCAGAGTGTGAGCAAATCAAAGCTGGTGAAATATTTGCTGGACAACCAGGCAGACCCCAACATACAGGACAAGGCAGGTAGGACAGCCCTAATGCACGCCTGCATCCACAAGGCCGGACACGAGGTGGTGGATCACCTGCTGAGCAACGGCGCTGATCCCAGCCTGGAGGACAGGAGCGGTGCCTCCGCGCTGGTCTACGCCATCAACGCAGATGATAAGGAGACACTAAAACTACTTTTGGATGCATGCAAAGCTAAAGGCAAGGAGGTCATCATAATCACCACAGACAAGTCCCCGTCTGGCACCAAGACTACTAAACAGTATCTAAATGTCCCGCCGTCACCAGAGCTGGATGAAAGGTCCTCGCCTGCATACTGCACTTCTCCATCTGACATTGATGTTACTGCATCTCCCACACCTGAGCATGAGCAACAAAATACAGTCTTCAGTTTCCAGACGAAGCTAAAAACCTCTACTTCAGCTGCAAAGCTCTCCAACGGACCCACATCACCAACACGCCGGACTGCGAACCCCAAACGTGCACGTTTGCCTCAGCTGAAGAGGCTGCAGTCAGAGCCTTGGGGGCTGATTGCTCCCTCAGTCTTGGCTGCAGCCGCCGCCCATGAGGAGAGTAAGAAAGCCAGCTCTGACGAGGATGTTGTTGCAGGGGTAAACGGACTCTCTCTGAGTAAAAGGTCAGCTTTATCTCGGCAGAACAGCGTGGACGGGAAGGACAGCTTATTCCCACCGGTGGGTGAACAACCCTGCAAAATGACAACCTCAATATCAGTTCCTCCAACATCCAAAGCGTCATATGAGAGATCTCTGAGCCAGCACCAGCCGCTGGCACGGCGCAGTACTGTGCCCACGGAGCAGGACAGCAgtagcagctgcagcagtgggcTCGCAGGTCTGAGAGACACAATGCATAGGAGACGTCTGGGGAACGATCACTATGACTCAGACTCGCAGCTCTACTCAGACTCTGCCATGTTAGACTCTCCTAAAGTCCCAGTAGAGCGAAGGAAACTAAACACTTCTCCACTAGCGCTGCTGACCAGCTCCAGAGAATCTTTAGACAGCAATGCCAGCCCATCCTCTCCCAGCACAGCACACAGGCGTGCACCCGGCCtcctggagaggagaggctcGGGCACGCTGCTGCTGGACCACATCTCCCACACCAGGCCTGGCCACCTGCCCCCGCTCAACGTCAACCCGAACCCTCCCATTCCTGATATCGGGGCTAGTAGCAAGCCCTCCTCACCTCTGGCCACAGGTTTTAGATCTTTAGCTCCAGtagcaccaaacacaccaaagaGAGGCGGCCTCAAGTCCAAGAAGAAACTTGTGAGAAGGCACTCTATGCAAGTGGAGCAGATGAAACAGCTCTCTGATTTTGAAGAGCTGGCTCATTAGTTAGTGATGGTGTTTATGCAGCACATATTGTAGGAGTTGAAATGTTAACACCATAAATAGTCAGGAAGTACATCCATAGGCTCAGCTGTGTAGACTCGCAGCCATCTAGATGTTGAATAATgtataatttgttttaaaaaaagatatataaatatattgaaaCTGAGCAATATAGATATAGATGATTTCCTCCCTGTGTCACACCCAACCTTAAGGATGATTATCTTTTGACTTTACATCTGATCTGCTGTGTatgttttacagttttgaaTGTAAATGCCAAGACATGGTACTATTCCTCTGAACTAGCTCTCTTACATGATCATGTAATGTGTAGGAAAAATACAGGGTCCATTTGTAGCCAGCAGGCCACTTGGGTGCACTTTGTGCATATGTAATTAGCACCATTAATGGACTTtctttggaaaagaaaaacgtGATGCACTTGTCTGAGATGTAGCTTTGAGTAAGATGGAGTTTGACTGTTTGTAGCAAATTTGTACAAAGTGCCttcaagaaaaagaaacctaTAAAAAGAAGAGTGGACAGATACATTTAATGTATTAGGAGCATTTTTAATTCATGGTGATGtaaccaaaatgtgttttattccaATATTGTTGGTCTCACATGGAACAAAATGAATACACGTGATGtgagtgaatgaaaaaaatgccTTAAGAAGCAGGTAAAACAATGGGCTATGTATAACAGCACTTTATTGcccagggggaaaaaaatgaaaatgttgctaTTGACAGTGTTACAACAACTTTCAAAGCACAGGTTATTCTCATATGATGAATTCATGTAACGTTGAATGACATTCGAACCCTTAGTCAGCACAGACATTGGTGGAACGTGtcaattaaaatgtcatttcacGCTAATGGCAATCAAAACTAAAGATCATACAGCTTCCATGTAACTTACCTGTGAAGCATTGCTTctgtttaggaaaaaaaaacataactgaATCCATAGTATTTTTGCAAGTAGTTTGTTGTATAATCTAAATAAATGTCTATCACTTGTGAGCTCGtgctttctgtttatttactcACTGGTCACATTAAGTAGAAGCTCAGCTGTTAGTAGCCACACAGATGCTCATTAGAGAGAGCACCAGTCCTTCCTCGGGCCACTTGGCAGTCCATTCGtactgtgatgatgatgatcatcatcatcaccgaTGTCACTGTGATTATGTCAGACCAACCATAGTGGAGCTCAGACCCCACAGCTTCTTGGCAGCTTCATCATCTAGAGCCTGAGGGGCCACCGTTTTCGGGGCGCAGTCGCTGTAATCAGAGCAGAACTGAGTGTTAAGCACACGACTTGATCCATTCCTACTGTGCTGATTTAGTCACATGAATAAAGTTATTATCATTCAGGATGCAATGATGAATACGGATAGGGATCAAAGGGCAACTTATAATACAGTAATGCTGCAATGTTTTATCCAAGATGATGATAATTGGCACTTGAGAGGCAACTTATTGACATGCTTCCTGTCTATTAGGAGGAAAATATACAACTACCTGCACATTTTATTCCCACAAAACAAGAACCAGTgaataatttgtatttatttactcaCTTATCAAGAACACTCCACTTATTAGATTTATAGACAACACAGTATAAGAGAGTCTGAGCCTTCACTCAAACGGCCATGTTATTATGTTTGGGAAGATACACCACTAAAGGACAAAGCTAACCTACTTAAGTGCTAAAGTCTAGTTCCAAAGTTGTCTAGATTAATGCTTTCTATATCAACATCAATATCAAATGACCACTGTGCTGTATGTataatgtgaaaggggttgtTTGTAGGTGCACACCCACAGATAGTTATAACCCAACTAAACAGTCcccctcagctctgcagagccTTTTAGTTATTAAATGTTCTGGTTTTCTGGCCCACAGCTCCACTCATAAACTGCTGATGACTGCCAGCTGCTCTCAGGAAAAAAACTCAGATTAACACATcgtacactacctgcccagcaccaaactgTAGACCGACAAAGCCAGAGACTATCTGGTAAACATAGTGGAGTCAGCGGAGAGCAAAACAGAGTTaagaggagagtgaatattggactaaCGCTCACCAGGTGACCAGGAacatgaaatcaaaatgaatacTAATGTTACTCCGTGTCTGCTGGATAAATAGGAAACTGCTTGCTGACACACTGTCACCAACATCATCAGATGACAACAGCAATGGTGTGTGTACAGcttgctgcccccaagtggcaaAAACATAATTATTGACACCAGTCAAATTTTCAAGCATGAGCAAACTGTGGAAAGCTCACAGAGGGGGAACAGCAGGGGGTCACAGGCCCACAGCCCTTTTTGCTCTGGAGCTCCAAAGCAGCCACGAATGTAACAGAACATATAGCGATATTGGTGCCAGTGTATCAACAGTGTATCGCAATATATGGGGAAGCTACAGCTACCGTCTACTGACTGACCTGTAGTAGAGTCCACTCTCATTCTGCAGGCTTTCCTCCACAGCGCAGTAGATGGTGGTCTGAGCCCCTTCTGTTGGAGACTTGATGAGGAACATGAGTGGTGTGTATACAACTTTCTTCCACAGGGGCAGTGCGGGCCAGAGGTGTCGGCCGAGCTCAGTCCGGATTACTCCAGGGTGGAGGCTGTATGTTGTTACTCCAGTGCCTGCAAAGGGACAAGATATAAGTCATAATGTGTTCACTTTCTTCACAGGAGCTCACAATAGAAGTGGTTATCTAAGAATAAGCAAACAGTAGAAGTagctttttctttaaaatactGCATCATGTCTGAggtgagattaaaaaaaaaggtttcagtACCTTGCAGCCTCTGAGCCAGCTCCTTTGTAAAAAGGACATTTGCTAGTTTACTTTGAGCATAGCTTCGCCATGGGTGGTAATCTTTCTCCGAATGTAtgtcatcaaaatgtatttgaccTGTCAAGTGAGAGCAGTGCATGCTCATTCACAGCACAGCATATCAtattaaattaaactgaaagGGCAGCATTcatgagagcgagagagagagagagagagagagagagagggagagagaaatctACACCTGTTgaagggaaaaagaagaagaactgcACCTCTCTCATGAGCTAAACTGGAGACAGTGACGATGCGGCTCGGAGCAGACTTCTTCAGGAGATCCAACAGGCAGTTTGTCAAAAGGAAGTGGCCCAGGTGGTTCACACCAAACTGCATTTCGAAGCCATCTTCAGTCTGCCATTTTGGACATCTCATAATACCTAAAAGTGAGAATGTTGGAGGACACTTGCTGAACACCTCCCACCTGTTTACAGTAAGCTGCACTGTCTCAAAGGTGTTGGAATATGATATATATCGCACCATCGGGGGTAAGATGTGATTTATACATCTACCTGCATTATTGATGAGAACATCCAGCCTCTCTTCACTCGCTAGGACGTCTTTGGCCAGTTGGCGCACCGACTGCAGAGATGCCAGGTCCAATTTTTTGACAATAACATTGTCATttccactcttcctcctcacgTCATCTGCAGCTTTATTACCTCTGTCCATGTCTCTGCAGGCCAGAATGACCCTTGCTCCTGTAACACAGCAGGGAAATCTTGTGCGTTTTAAAATTGAATTAGATACTTGAGAGCTCGAATATAAAACTCAAATAAGTCACTAACCCCTTCTAGCCAGGTCAACAGCAGTTTCTTTGCCAATCCCAGTGTTGCCTCCGGTGATCAAGACAGTCTTTCCATCCAACAAAGCTTTGCTGCGACACACTCCACCTGCCAGCCATTTCTTCACACCGAAAAGCCCTGCTCCTTTAAGACAGTCCTCACAGTTACAGTAAATTAATCTCCTCCAACCATAATACCTCTCCAGCTGACGACTGttcactgcagtttattttgtgCCAAAATATACATTATCAAACATCACATTTGCATGAAAGATGGTTAAAGCTGAACCTGGTTTCAGTTTctcaaacataaatatattttattcctgtttttccATCACTGTAAATAGGGTTTATTAGAAGAAGTTATTTTAAGGAATATCAACATGGGCTCTGAACTTTCTTTCAATATGAAACACTATTGTGGGCTACTCCTACTTCAACTCTGTTTTGTGTGCTCTCACAGGTTCATATTGTGTTCTACTGCACGTGTTCTCACCCAACTTCCTCGACTTGAAGATCCCTTTCTTAAACCTGTCTGTCAAACAAAGAGCATCCAGTCCTACATAAAGCCAAATGACATCCAGCCAATAATCAATGCAAACATCTAAATGCATCAAGTCATTTGTATGATCATGATGAaagcacacatttatttaaaagccTCTTTTTAATGACAACCAGCGCAGTGTCTCAGTGAGCTGAGCACTCAGAGTGATCTGGAGCTGCGTCTTTTCCCACTTTAACACAACAGTCACTCCTCCAAACATAAAGTGAGTCTGAGCGTCCGCTCAAATAACAAATCACACATTATCAATTACCTGTCACTGTGACCAGAGCAATAGTTTTAGGATACTGGAGAACAAACGATCTCATCGCTGTGAAGGTCTGCATTGTCCCACAGATCCTGATACTATTTATTAAACCTTTCCCTGTTAAAGTCCAATTACAGCGTCCCGGCTGTATTTCTGTTTACACACTCTAGAAATGCCCTCGATTAGAGCTGAGCTCACACTTCGGCACAGCTACATAACACACAGCCCTCCTCCAGGAAGTACCGCCTCCAGTCGTCCTCTAGAGGAATCCTATTGGCTCTTCTTATTAATCACCTGGTAAACGATATTTAAGAGCGAGAAATAAAAGGTGTGAAACAATATTGAAACAGTCTGCTTGCTTTGTCTTGGAGCgctttcataataataataataataataatagtaataataatagtaataatagtaataatagtaataataataaacgtACCACCagtattactattactactaataataataattaacttaacATAACACCTTTAATTACGGAAATAGGACTCACAgtctttacaaaacaaagagaagtaAAGTTATGAGCAGTTACAAAATAGCAAAAGACATTAAGATACGATAAAATGAGATAAGGTGAGGGAAGTCTTACTTGTTCCCCAGAagaaaaaatttgtttttgcagcaatAAAGTTCAAATTGAGGTCGCAGTGGAGATTCTTTATATGATAAAATTGCTGTAAAACTGTCCACAAACCCATAATCTGATATCAAATTCCTCCTAATCCTCCAGCAGAGGTCACTGTTGGCTCATCACACATTGTTGATGTCTTCTCAATGACTCCAGTAGGTGGAGCACATGGTGCACCAgactatgttttttttctgtatccACAGTTACCAGCCGAGTCTAAGAGCACTGGGAGAGGACTTAATATAGCATCAAATTATATCCTAAACTCCTACGAGTGCCTCGGCTGACTGTACGAGCAGACAAAAGAAGAAATCCAACGACAGCGCCGAGATGACAGTAATAACAGCGTTACACCCTGAGATCtaaaaagcagagctgcagctgagcaaTGTGCTTATTGATGAGTGTCAGATCAATAAATCATCCAGTTTGTCTTAACTTTAAAGCACAATGGAGCAGCCTCCTGTTATGAGTCTGGACTAAATTTAGACGTTTGACCTTGAGGTCTACAGGGTGACATGTGAGAGTGACACTGTGGGGGACAGCTGAGTGTCTGTGAAGGTGGGACACTGTTTACATACCATAAGTGCAAAGGTTAGTGTAGAAAATTCTGAAGATTATGTAATTACTGCCCTCCCCTGTCTGACCTCCATAACCACATCATTGTGTATTACAGACTCTCATTATGAGTGCAGGACAAAACAGCTGACCTTCACTGACCTTCTCTAGAATGTTAGAAACACAACTTGAGGAAAGTTGTCTTTCATACAGCTCAAGactttgtatttttataaataactGCATTTTTATCAGGCATTTCCATGtctgccctttttttttaatgcaggcCCTCTGTTCTCAAACCAAAAAGTACTGTAGGGGTGACCTGGCTCTGTCTCTTACTGGCTCACCGCCAAGTCCGTCATGTGATTGCTGTGCACACTTCCCCGTCTCTCTCCCAGTATGGTAACCCTCCCCTGCTAAAATTAGAGGGCCCTCTGCCGAGACATTTTGGAATGTGACTATCCTGTACCCGTCCTGCAGATGACACGGATCATCATGTCTGTTACTGCAAAAGTAATACACTTGAATAAAATTGAAATGTTAAATAGTGAACAGTTTAGGCACCCTAATAGATTAAATTTACTGTACAGACCTGTTGCATTGAGGTTATGCACATGGTAATAGCCTTTCAAATCATTTACTAACACATACAAATATCTCATTATGATTTCTATAATTATTCACATCATTGTTTTATTAGTATGTTGACTTACACAAATTTCAGGAAACCACtcaattgtgtttttgtccttAAAGGACCATTTCCTCCACTAACTCACATCTTTAGTGCTACTTTCCAGCAGTTTGGTGTACTATAAGTTTGCACTTAATCTACATTAAGTTAACAAGTTCTACATCTGCGATACAAAATGTCCTGTTGACTTTGAATATTTATGGAGGAGGTGTAGAGAGTCGAATCCACAATGTAAAAATTGTGGTGATCTAAAATGATTACAGTATCGTAATATTTACATGCTGCAGACATTCAGCAAGTCCTCTGGGAAATGTGCTGGTCTTTTATAGATGCCCTTTTAAAAAGGGACACTTCAGTGGTTTCATATACCAAGCACAGGCTGAGTGGAAACTTTCCAAAGTCTGAAAAAATATATGCTGATGATTTCACCAAGGAGTTCTTACGGGAAATGTATGATCCCATTTCCCCCCATATTTGGAGTTCTTGATCCATACCTGAGTCTAAAAGACAGGATGTCTTTATTTCTGCAGCTACGACTTTGGTTActctttttcttgttctttttcttcgAGTGCTAACTTTATGGAGGTGGAACAGGCCAGCTAAATCACTGGTGTGTCTGCTTTGAGCTGCACCACATCCATTACACGCCTACAATTTTGTGTCAAATGTCTATATTCccacagtgtgtgagagtggcCCAAACCACACAAAAACCTACATTTGTtgtgcaaacagcagacagCGACCTTGATATGGTCACCCTGACAAGAGCAGCTTGGAGAGCACCCTGCTCTGGAGCC includes these proteins:
- the ankrd34c gene encoding ankyrin repeat domain-containing protein 34C, which encodes MADILELRTDGNSLLKAVWLRRLRLTRLLLEGGAYINESNERGETPLMVACMSLHIDQQSVSKSKLVKYLLDNQADPNIQDKAGRTALMHACIHKAGHEVVDHLLSNGADPSLEDRSGASALVYAINADDKETLKLLLDACKAKGKEVIIITTDKSPSGTKTTKQYLNVPPSPELDERSSPAYCTSPSDIDVTASPTPEHEQQNTVFSFQTKLKTSTSAAKLSNGPTSPTRRTANPKRARLPQLKRLQSEPWGLIAPSVLAAAAAHEESKKASSDEDVVAGVNGLSLSKRSALSRQNSVDGKDSLFPPVGEQPCKMTTSISVPPTSKASYERSLSQHQPLARRSTVPTEQDSSSSCSSGLAGLRDTMHRRRLGNDHYDSDSQLYSDSAMLDSPKVPVERRKLNTSPLALLTSSRESLDSNASPSSPSTAHRRAPGLLERRGSGTLLLDHISHTRPGHLPPLNVNPNPPIPDIGASSKPSSPLATGFRSLAPVAPNTPKRGGLKSKKKLVRRHSMQVEQMKQLSDFEELAH
- the LOC139200914 gene encoding retinol dehydrogenase 13-like — encoded protein: MQTFTAMRSFVLQYPKTIALVTVTGAGLFGVKKWLAGGVCRSKALLDGKTVLITGGNTGIGKETAVDLARRGARVILACRDMDRGNKAADDVRRKSGNDNVIVKKLDLASLQSVRQLAKDVLASEERLDVLINNAGIMRCPKWQTEDGFEMQFGVNHLGHFLLTNCLLDLLKKSAPSRIVTVSSLAHERGQIHFDDIHSEKDYHPWRSYAQSKLANVLFTKELAQRLQGTGVTTYSLHPGVIRTELGRHLWPALPLWKKVVYTPLMFLIKSPTEGAQTTIYCAVEESLQNESGLYYSDCAPKTVAPQALDDEAAKKLWGLSSTMVGLT